One Primulina huaijiensis isolate GDHJ02 chromosome 5, ASM1229523v2, whole genome shotgun sequence DNA segment encodes these proteins:
- the LOC140977661 gene encoding uncharacterized protein: MISGGSTYGDSNRTRKAKGRRICLEVDERRRNEPVISFGPEDLRGVSLPHNDALVIQARVANYDVLRVFVDNGSSVNVIFKEALVQMDLHEYQLEEVDTVLFGFAGHAVYPEGEITLPLTLGTADLRKTVMTIFTIVDATSSYNIILGRPAMNEMRAVASNYHQKIKFPVRVQVGEVKGDQPSSRKCYLETVRVDQKKAKKEDKGKIVTRVELMTKDREVNFVAEEEHEMVEVELGRNSGWLETWKLPPGKELAGISPQVVEHKLNIIPGSRPVMQKKRPFGPKKDKVIDEQVHELLKAGHIRKVQFPSWLSNVVLVRKATGKWRMCVDFWDLNKACPKDCYPLHRIDQLVDSTSGCELLSFLDAYQGYHKIPMAREDQDKASFITSGGTFCYVFMPFELKNAGATYQRLMNRVFQKQIGRNIEVYVDDILIKTQEVSCFVDDMTETFTTPKHYAIKLNPAKCVFGVKSGKFLGFMAQKFGWDEKCEQAFQDLKKHLAELLVLVKPEPEEKLWIYLSATEHAVSSVLIREERADQKPVYYVSHALRGAELNYSETEKIALALVMTARKLRPYFLSHPIVVLTNSPLERIMTHAEISGRMVEWTIELGEYDIEYKPRIAIKAQALTDFLIEMTQPGEEEVWRVFVDGEKIKLALRIDFQVTNYEAEYEAVLARLQAAREVGATRVIIYSDSQLVAQQIKGTYEAKNEKMLKYLRLITARAAALTDWSIEQIPREENGEADTLAKLVASMSDISTREVLCFTRLVLSIDEKVPPIQRNSWMTPLIEYIVHGKLPEDRARAAKIKKQAPRFVFLNDVLYRRSYQGPLLKCLSENEVEYVLQEIHEGCCGEHLGGTAPSRKAVLAGF; the protein is encoded by the exons ATGATCTCGGGAGGATCTACATATGGTGATTCCAACCGGACTCGAAAGGCGAAGGGAAGGAGAATATGTCTGGAAGTTGATGAGAGGAGAAGGAATGAGCCGGTCATAAGCTTTGGCCCGGAAGATCTTAGAGGAGTCAGCTTACCCCATAATGATGCCTTGGTCATCCAAGCTAGGGTTGCtaattatgatgtgttgagAGTCTTCGTGGATAATGGCAGTTCTGTTAATGTTATCTTCAAAGAAGCCTTAGTGCAGATGGATTTGCACGAATATCAGTTAGAGGAGGTTGATACTGTCCTGTTTGGTTTTGCTGGACATGCCGTGTACCCTGAGGGGGAAATCACCCTGCCACTGACCCTGGGAACCGCGGACTTGAGGAAAACTGTGATGACAATCTTTACAATAGTGGACGCCACATCTTCATACAATATTATTCTCGGGCGACCAGCTATGAATGAGATGAGGGCTGTGGCCTCAAATTACCATCAGAAAATCAAATTTCCAGTACGAGTACAAGTCGGGGAAGTCAAAGGAGACCAGCCCTCATCTCGGAAGTGTTATTTGGAGACTGTCCGAGTGGATCAGAAGAAGGCAAAGAAGGAAGACAAAGGAAAGATAGTAACCCGAGTGGAGCTGATGACAAAGGATAGGGAGGTGAATTTTGTGGCAGAGGAGGAACATGAAATGGTTGAAGTTGAACTGGGAAGAAACTCCGGGTGGCTCGAGACCTGGAAGCTTCCACCCGG CAAGGAGCTAGCCGGGATCTCGCCCCAAGTGGTcgaacataaattaaatattatcccAGGATCCCGACCCGTGATGCAAAAGAAAAGACCTTTTGGCCCGAAAAAAGATAAAGTTATTGATGAGCAAGTGCATGAATTGCTGAAGGCCGGCCACATCCGAAAGGTGCAATTCCCTTCTTGGCTCTCAAATGTGGTCCTTGTTCGTAAAGCTACTGGAAAATGGAGGATGTGTGTAGATTTCTGGGACCTGAATAAAGCCTGCCCCAAAGACTGTTATCCACTCCACCGGATTGATCAACTAGTGGATTCAACATCCGGGTGCGAATTATTAAGCTTTCTGGATGCTTATCAAGGGTACCACAAAATCCCCATGGCCCgggaagatcaagataaagccAGTTTCATTACTTCTGGAGGCACTTTCTGCTATGTGTTTATGCCCTTTGAATTGAAGAATGCCGGGGCCACATACCAACGATTAATGAATCGTGTTTTTCAAAAGCAGATAGGTAGGAATATTGAAGTATATGTGGACGATATTCTGATCAAAACCCAGGAGGTTTCTTGTTTTGTTGATGATATGACCGAGACCTTCACTACTCCAAAGCATTACGCCATAAAGCTCAACCCGGCTAAATGTGTGTTCGGGGTCAAAAGTGGTAAATTCTTGGGTTTCATG GCACAAAAATTTGGCTGGGATGAAAAATGTGAGCAAGCTTTCCAAGATTTGAAGAAGCATTTGGCCGAGTTGCTTGTTTTGGTAAAACCAGAGCCCGAGGAAAAATTATGGATCTATTTATCTGCCACTGAACACGCTGTTAGCTCTGTGCTCATCCGGGAAGAAAGAGCTGATCAAAAACCAGTATATTATGTCAGTCATGCTCTCCGAGGAGCCGAATTGAATTACAGTGAAACAGAGAAAATAGCCCTGGCTCTAGTGATGACTGCCCGGAAGCTGAGACCATATTTTCTATCACATCCAATCGTTGTTCTCACCAACTCTCCACTGGAAAGAATCATGACACATGCCGAAATATCGGGCAGGATGGTTGAGTGGACAATAGAGCTCGGGGAATATGACATTGAATATAAACCTCGAATTGCTATAAAGGCCCAGGCATTGACAGACTTCTTAATAGAGATGACTCAACCGGGGGAAGAAGAAGTATGGAGAGTTTTTGTTGATG GAGAGAAGATTAAATTAGCCCTGAGGATCGACTTCCAGGTCACCAATTATGAAGCTGAATATGAGGCTGTTCTAGCAAGGTTACAAGCTGCCCGGGAAGTTGGAGCTACCCGGGTCATCATTTATTCTGACTCTCAACTGGTGGCCCAGCAAATTAAGGGAACTTATGAAGCCAAAAACGAAAAAATGCTCAAATACTTAAGACTCATCACAGCCCGGGCAGCAGCTCTAACCGACTGGAGCATTGAACAGATCCCCAGAGAAGAAAATGGAGAAGCTGATACTTTAGCCAAATTAGTCGCCTCCATGTCAGATATAAGCACCCGGGAGGTACTCTGTTTCACCCGGTTGGTGCTTTCTATTGACGAAAAAGTACCCCCGATTCAGAGGAATTCATGGATGACTCCTCTCATTGAATATATAGTCCATGGAAAGCTCCCAGAAGATCGGGCCCGGGCTGCAAAAATCAAAAAACAAGCACCCCGGTTCGTCTTTTTGAATGATGTTTTATATAGGCGATCATATCAAGGCCCTCTGCTAAAATGCTTATCAGAAAATGAGGTAGAATATGTCCTCCAAGAAATACACGAGGGGTGCTGTGGTGAACACCTCGGTGGGACTGCTCCGTCTCGGAAGGCTGTATTGGCCGGATTTTGA